One stretch of Prunus persica cultivar Lovell chromosome G1, Prunus_persica_NCBIv2, whole genome shotgun sequence DNA includes these proteins:
- the LOC18788156 gene encoding vicilin GC72-A, with protein sequence MVIHIKPRLPLFLFLSLLFLAFSVSFTLGQDREQHCQKQCQDFKRPIIHSECIYQCRMWGPWSLPPAESSNHHKQQQQHEQEQQCKQRCQSQHGHRQQQQQCQQECYEQIRQQREREEMQQMCQQSCEMQGSGGQQQQRQQCQRQCEQQVEQLKQCQLRCQMQGQGQQQEQCQRTCRQELEDQQRRQQQEQGPGGGDNKLEDETLNGEPRRRFEQCMQGCERQQQGQGEQEQCPRQCREQFDKEKSQYQQCKQSCEKSSQHDDEKRQCKQQCKQQISLQQGGGNQEEDDDALNGSGYGGAKERFEQCKLSCQSQQGQGQQERCPKQCKQQFEHEKHQYKQCKRGCENQARDDFQKEQCKQQCTQQMSQQYGQQQEGSTGGGGLNQQQEEEGQMGSQGQSQSQSNNPYYFPSHRFQPRFQSNEGGLYVLERFTQRQSEVLRGIKNYRLAIFEAKPNTFVLPHHCDAEAIYVVLSGQCTCTLLMQDRKESFNMEHGDVIRVPAGATTYLVNNNSDETLRIAKLLQPVNNPGRFEEFFPAGSRNPESYFSVFSNDILESAFNTPREQLEHGFKQGQQQQGQGIVMRAPREQLQALSQAASSRRRGDRQSQGPFNLRQQRPVHSNNYGQFFEARPEEFNQLQDMDASVSCIEINQQAMMVPHFNSKATHLIMVVEGNGLVEMACPYLASQSQEIMGQQEQQGEPSGRYMKVTAQLSRGDVFVIPAGHPVALVAQNQSLRILGFGLNAQNNKRNFLAGQEDNIIMHMDREARQLAFGPEMEQIFSKQQQSYFVPTQQGRSRNQHLSSILEFAGVI encoded by the exons ATGGTGATCCATATCAAACCTAGGCTTCCTCTGTTCTTGTTCCtttcacttctttttcttgctttcTCTGTGTCTTTCACTCTTGGTCAAGATAGAGAACAGCACTGTCAAAAACAGTGTCAAGACTTTAAGAGGCCTATAATTCATTCTGAGTGTATCTACCAATGCAGGATGTGGGGGCCCTGGTCGCTTCCTCCGGCGGAAAGTTCTAATCATCacaagcagcagcagcaacatgAGCAGGAGCAGCAATGTAAGCAGCGTTGCCAATCGCAGCACGGCCAtaggcagcagcagcagcaatgtCAGCAAGAGTGTTATGAGCAAATTAGGCAACAGAGAGAGCGCGAGGAAATGCAGCAAATGTGCCAGCAGAGTTGTGAGATGCAGGGGAGCGGTGGCCAGCAGCAACAGAGGCAACAGTGCCAAAGACAGTGTGAGCAGCAAGTCGAACAACTCAAGCAGTGCCAGCTACGGTGCCAGATGCAAGGACAAGGCCAACAACAAGAGCAATGCCAAAGAACGTGCAGGCAGGAACTTGAAGACCAGCAACGAAGGCAACAACAAGAACAAGGACCTGGCGGAGGGGACAACAAACTAGAGGATGAGACACTAAATGGTGAGCCCAGAAGGCGATTCGAGCAGTGCATGCAGGGTTGCGAGAGACAACAGCAGGGTCAGGGAGAACAAGAGCAATGCCCACGACAGTGCAGGGAACAATTTGACAAGGAGAAAAGCCAGTACCAGCAGTGCAAGCAGAGTTGCGAAAAGTCATCACAGCATGATGATGAAAAGCGCCAATGCAAACAACAGTGCAAACAACAGATAAGTCTGCAGCAGGGAGGAGGTaaccaagaagaagatgatgatgcaCTAAATGGCTCGGGCTATGGTGGTGCCAAAGAGCGATTCGAGCAGTGCAAGCTGAGTTGTCAGAGTCAACAAGGTCAGGGACAACAAGAGCGATGCCCAAAACAGTGCAAGCAACAATTTGAACATGAGAAACATCAGTACAAGCAGTGCAAGCGGGGTTGCGAAAACCAAGCACGTGATGATTTTCAAAAAGAACAATGCAAACAACAGTGCACACAACAGATGAGTCAGCAGTATGGTCAGCAGCAGGAAGGAAGCACAGGAGGAGGTGGTCTGAACCAACAACAAGAGGAGGAGGGGCAGATGGGGAGTCAGGGTCAGAGCCAGAGCCAGAGCAACAACCCCTACTACTTTCCATCACACAGGTTTCAGCCAAGGTTCCAGTCTAATGAAGGTGGGCTTTATGTGCTTGAGAGGTTCACCCAGAGACAGAGTGAGGTTCTTCGCGGCATTAAGAACTACCGCTTGGCCATCTTTGAGGCAAAGCCTAACACTTTTGTTCTCCCACACCATTGTGATGCTGAAGCAATTTACGTTGTTCTGAGCG GACAATGTACTTGTACCCTTTTGATGCAAGACAGAAAGGAGTCCTTCAACATGGAACACGGAGATGTGATTAGAGTTCCTGCAGGGGCTACTACCTACTTAGTTAACAATAACAGTGATGAGACTCTTCGAATTGCAAAGCTCCTTCAGCCTGTTAACAATCCTGGCCGATTTGAG GAATTCTTCCCTGCCGGTTCCAGAAATCCTGAGTCATACTTCAGCGTTTTCAGCAATGACATTCTTGAATCTGCCTTTAAT ACCCCAAGAgagcagctagagcatggctTTAAGCAGGGCCAGCAGCAGCAGGGCCAAGGCATAGTCATGAGAGCCCCGAGAGAGCAACTCCAGGCACTGAGTCAGGCCGCCTCATCCAGGCGTAGAGGAGACCGTCAGTCTCAGGGTCCATTCAATCTGAGACAACAAAGACCTGTGCACTCTAACAACTATGGCCAGTTCTTTGAGGCTCGGCCGGAGGAGTTCAATCAGCTCCAGGACATGGATGCCTCAGTCAGTTGCATTGAGATCAACCAA CAAGCTATGATGGTGCCACACTTCAATTCAAAAGCAACACACTTGATTATGGTTGTGGAAGGAAACGGACTTGTTGAAATGGCCTGCCCATACTTGGCAAGCCAAAGCCAAGAAATTATGGGACAGCAAGAGCAGCAGGGAGAACCGAGTGGAAGGTACATGAAGGTCACCGCTCAGCTATCACGTGGTGATGTTTTTGTGATCCCGGCTGGTCATCCTGTTGCCCTTGTTGCCCAAAATCAGAGCCTCCGAATCCTGGGATTTGGACTCAATGCCCAAAACAACAAGAGGAACTTCCTTGcag GGCAAGAGGACAACATAATAATGCACATGGACAGAGAGGCTAGGCAGCTGGCATTTGGGCCAGAGATGGAACAAATTTTCAGCAAGCAGCAGCAATCTTACTTTGTGCCAACACAGCAGGGAAGAAGCAGAAACCAACACTTGTCTTCAATTTTGGAGTTTGCTGGCGTAATCTAA
- the LOC18790135 gene encoding uncharacterized protein LOC18790135, whose protein sequence is MSWGLRPEGYGEPFYGDEAGFSIQMYHNGEIRGNYYVNGSVDWFDYCDKDRMSMTEIDAMVKELGHEGLINYWYSIQGDSFDGGLVKLSEDTDVLDMLVFVPDTRVINIFLEHVLACTQEQFYSQVGSNIFINLDDEFGTNSGVVIQELDDNCGAIVPVGGGVSQVQKVKKTSVVIEELNEEGLNEEACGEGKELNEEGLNEDGLNEDGLIDEASKQGKENVTVNNEENSDKGKEKPSQGCSDKGKGKVDDMSHRVKRAFGKKRSGSLRRTKTVHHKDKVVEGRVDGYRTEFQRDSMMLRSGRSLANAANFEGLDDDASDSEDSDYMIPKNFSEDEDEDDVFFYEWVDDQTEWTGAKETGNEAAPDWPTDVELDSDDSECRDYAKYNSDEEVDKNWPEFNAATDMADPKFEIGLLFSDCKVFRAAVREYSILQNRDVVFIRNEALKLKAVCGDPDCEWMIYASKMQHENTLQVKTYVGEHTCTQLWENPTVKSTWISKKYVHSLKSNPQWPVKSFKETVEKDYNTGVSRQQVYRAKYKALKLIEGSFNEQYSRVWDYCEELRKTNPGTTAMVKCDFQQQVGQPKFQRLYVCLGAAKEGFKAGCRPIIGLDGCFLKSVYAGQLLTAVGVDANNETWVIAYAVVESECKESWIWFLELLVKDCEIVNQFGFTFISDKQKGLVLAFEQVVPNCDHRFCARHLFSNYRVLFKAKSLRDKFWEASYATTVPHFTRAMEDLKKLSKDAYEWLTTPDKPPRHWSKSHFNTHLKCDMLLNNLCESFNATILECRDRPILSMFEYIRCMLMRRIQARRDKMLTWNKPICPRIFKKVEGNKAKAGACVAMWSGGGKFQVSAGGHAQYIVDLELRTCSCRAWDLQGWPCVHAIAAINYKGGLNVMDFVDDCYLKSTYLKTYENLILPMNGMDMWDKSDFPPCLPPSYSTQPGRPRKCRTKEQEEHKGKMKMRASRNQSETALSRIPNTQDSLKCGQCGKKGHNKRTCHRNLPPKAKPATKRKRGTENTQTTPSDASTLAGDPSTLKQRSKPPRRVQKGKPKPTKKGHATSEAQPASTLLPHASTSVSTAGSNVVH, encoded by the exons GGGATGAGGCAGGATTTTCTATTCAAATGTACCACAATGGTGAAATAAGAGGTAACTATTATGTGAATGGGTCTGTGGATTGGTTTGATTATTGTGATAAAGATAGAATGTCAATGACTGAGATAGATGCCATGGTCAAGGAGTTAGGGCACGAAGGTTTGATTAACTACTGGTACAGTATTCAAGGTGATAGTTTTGATGGTGGCCTAGTTAAGCTGAGTGAAGATACAGATGTCTTAGACATGCTAGTATTTGTGCCTGACACTAGGGTGATAAATATATTCCTAGAACATGTCTTGGCATGCACTCAAGAGCAGTTTTACAGTCAAGTGGGTTCAaacatatttataaatttggaTGATGAATTTGGGACCAACAGTGGGGTAGTGATTCAAGAGCTTGATGACAATTGTGGTGCCATTGTTCCAGTGGGTGGGGGAGTATCCCAGGTGCAAAAGgtgaaaaaaacaagtgtTGTAATAGAAGAGTTGAATGAAGAAGGGTTGAATGAAGAAGCATGTGGAGAAGGCAAAGAGTTGAATGAAGAAGGGTTGAATGAAGATGGCTTGAATGAAGATGGCTTGATTGATGAAGCTTCTAAACAAGGCAAAGAAAATGTCACTGTGAATAATGAGGAGAATTCTGACAAGGGCAAAGAAAAGCCAAGTCAAGGTTGTTCTGAtaaaggcaaaggcaaggtTGATGACATGTCACATAGGGTGAAGCGTGCATTTGGTAAAAAAAGAAGTGGCAGTTTGAGGAGGACAAAGACTGTTCACCATAAAGACAAAGTTGTGGAAGGAAGGGTTGATGGCTACAGGACCGAGTTTCAAAGGGATTCCATGATGTTGAGAAGTGGAAGAAGTTTGGCAAATGCTGCAAACTTTGAAGGCTTGGATGATGATGCTTCTGATAGTGAGGACTCAGATTATATGATTCCCAAGAACTTcagtgaagatgaagatgaagatgatgtttttttttatgaatggGTGGATGACCAAACTGAATGGACAGGGGCTAAAGAAACTGGGAATGAGGCTGCTCCTGATTGGCCTACAGATGTTGAATTGGATTCTGACGATTCTGAGTGCAGGGATTATGCCAAGTATAATTCTGATGAGGAAGTTGATAAGAATTGGCCAGAGTTCAATGCTGCAACTGACATGGCAGATCCAAAGTTTGAGATTGGGCTGTTGTTTAGTGATTGTAAGGTGTTTAGGGCAGCTGTCAGAGAGTACTCCATCTTGCAGAATAGGGATGTAGTGTTTATTAGGAATGAGGCTTTGAAGCTGAAGGCAGTTTGTGGGGACCCAGATTGTGAGTGGATGATATATGCTTCAAAAATGCAACATGAGAACACATTGCAAGTGAAGACATATGTAGGTGAGCACACATGTACACAGCTATGGGAGAACCCTACTGTGAAGTCAACATGGATAAGCAAGAAATATGTTCACAGTTTGAAGTCCAATCCCCAGTGGCCAGTGAAGTCATTCAAGGAGACTGTTGAGAAGGATTATAATACAGGGGTGTCAAGACAACAAGTGTATAGGGCAAAATATAAGGCACTAAAGCTGATTGAGGGCAGTTTCAATGAACAATATTCAAGAGTTTGGGATTACTGTGAGGAATTAAGGAAGACTAACCCAGGAACCACAGCAATGGTTAAGTGTGATTTCCAACAACAAGTGGGGCAACCAAAGTTTCAAAGGTTGTATGTTTGTTTAGGAGCTGCTAAGGAAGGCTTCAAAGCTGGGTGCAGGCCTATTATAGGTTTAGATGGGTGCTTTTTGAAGAGTGTTTATGCAGGGCAACTGTTAACTGCTGTGGGTGTAGATGCCAATAATGAAACCTGGGTAATTGCTTATGCAGTTGTGGAATCAGAGTGCAAGGAATCTTGGATTTGGTTTCTGGAGCTATTGGTTAAGGATTGTGAGATTGTGAATCAATTTGGCTTCACCTTTATATCCGACAAACAAAAAGGTTTAGTACTTGCTTTTGAGCAAGTGGTCCCTAATTGTGACCACCGGTTCTGTGCAAGACACCTGTTTTCCAACTATAGGGTGCTTTTCAAAGCAAAAAGCCTCAGAGACAAGTTTTGGGAAGCATCATATGCAACCACTGTCCCCCACTTTACAAGGGCCATGGAAGACCTGAAAAAACTGTCAAAGGATGCATATGAATGGCTAACCACTCCAGATAAACCTCCAAGGCATTGGTCCAAGTCACACTTCAACACTCATTTGAAGTGTGacatgttgttgaataatcTTTGCGAGTCCTTCAATGCTACCATATTGGAATGTAGGGATAGACCAATTCTGTCAATGTTTGAGTATATTAGATGTATGCTGATGAGGAGAATACAAGCAAGAAGGGACAAAATGCTGACATGGAACAAGCCTATCTGCCCAAGGATATTTAAGAAGGTGGAGGGAAATAAAGCCAAGGCAGGTGCTTGTGTGGCAATGTGGTCAGGTGGAGGTAAATTCCAAGTGTCAGCTGGTGGCCATGCACAATATATTGTGGACTTGGAATTGAGAACTTGTTCTTGTAGAGCTTGGGATTTGCAGGGATGGCCTTGTGTTCATGCTATTGCAGCCATAAATTATAAAGGGGGTCTTAATGTCATGGATTTTGTGGATGACTGCTATTTGAAATCAACTTACTTGAAGACATATGAGAATCTCATACTGCCTATGAATGGGATGGATATGTGGGATAAGAGTGACTTTCCACCATGTCTTCCTCCGTCTTACTCTACACAGCCTGGAAGGCCAAGAAAATGTAGAACCAAAGAACAGGAAGAGCACAAGGGCAAGATGAAGATGAGAGCATCAAGAAACCAATCTGAAACTGCATTGTCTCGCATTCCTAACACACAGGACTCTCTCAAATGTGGGCAATGTGGTAAAAAAGGGCACAATAAGAGGACTTGCCATAGGAATCTTCCCCCAAAAGCTAAACCTGCAACTAAGAGGAAGAGGGGTACTGAAAATACCCAG ACCACTCCATCTGACGCATCCACTCTAGCTGGTGATCCAAGCACCCTAAAGCAAAGATCCAAGCCTCCAAGGCGTGTGCAAAAAGGGAAGCCAAAACCAACTAAGAAAGGACATGCCACTTCTGAAGCACAACCAGCCTCAACTTTGCTTCCTCATGCATCAACTTCTGTTTCAACTGCAGGATCAAATGTTGTACATTGA